One genomic window of Alkalispirochaeta americana includes the following:
- the bamA gene encoding outer membrane protein assembly factor BamA codes for MRLLRCVLLLCVVGGVLQAEESPDWYLNEPIREIRFEGLRTVTENELFPVIESFIDEPFTEQKFLELQRRLYAMDLFEQIIPNAVRPEDLPDGPEDGMVLSFDVQERPVITAIQFSGNNRLGRNRLRDVILLKQGDMVTRSKLRMDEEAIRTLYLEQGFPNVSVSSEFIQEDEDENIVRFTIDEGAQLSIESIRFAGNQFASDTSLRGVMQLRERSIFNRGLFQEALLEQDKNRIRRFYYEQGYIDAEVVDVSKDVREEPGENRSYLTLTVGVDEGARYTFGGISFRGNTIFSDEDLGGLVRLEPGDVLDLVRFEADYQRVADRYYESGYIFNQITRREIRDEESKTISFEVVIVERNRAHIENIIFRGNEKTKDFVLEREIPLEVGDVFSATKIREGLRNLANLQYFSAIAPETPAGSTEGLMDLIINLEEGSTADITFGLAFGGNQDFPVSAQIQWQDRNFRGRGQIFGIQATASPVNQRVTFNFRERWLFGRRWSGGLNLSFDRSVINNVPQNARAPLYADGDDDAVPDPYNHEDYVFTKDGTDFNGRTYNAGDRFPGTPSSTAVGKYNLENEYEYLGGSTRNIPSENLMSYDAYNIRLGANTGYTFRTPLGRFTPRTSISTGIRYLTYDDSIYRPASDTTRDNHERWRFINTWGLGAALDRRDFIYSPSSGYRLDQQFNFTGGFLGGERHFTRSETTAEVFFTLWDVPLGDWNWKMVLGMQSKLSFILPNFLYSEGDDKYFKIEQSDTLRLDGMFTSRGWSFRSDGATTWNNWVELRMPLSEQVIWWDTFFEAAVMREFSSNLANWDDRQRMSDIEKQDWQFTIGTGIRFVIPQFPIRLYLAKRFEYDENGNIDWKTGNLFNGGDSDSGRGVDLVFTIGAEFF; via the coding sequence ATGCGACTATTGCGCTGCGTCCTGCTGCTTTGTGTAGTTGGCGGGGTATTACAGGCTGAAGAATCCCCCGACTGGTATTTGAACGAACCGATTCGAGAAATCCGTTTCGAAGGGTTGCGAACGGTCACGGAGAATGAGCTCTTTCCTGTGATTGAGAGCTTCATCGATGAGCCTTTCACGGAACAGAAATTTCTGGAACTTCAACGGCGTCTCTACGCGATGGATCTCTTCGAGCAGATCATTCCGAATGCGGTCCGTCCCGAGGATCTGCCGGACGGACCCGAGGACGGAATGGTTCTGTCCTTTGATGTCCAGGAGCGCCCTGTTATAACAGCCATCCAGTTTTCGGGAAACAACCGTCTGGGGCGCAACCGGCTTCGCGACGTCATTCTCCTGAAGCAGGGTGATATGGTCACACGATCAAAGCTGCGGATGGACGAAGAGGCGATTCGCACCCTCTATCTCGAGCAGGGGTTTCCCAACGTCTCTGTTTCTTCGGAGTTTATCCAGGAAGATGAGGACGAAAACATTGTCCGTTTCACCATCGACGAAGGGGCTCAACTCTCGATTGAATCCATCCGCTTTGCAGGAAACCAGTTCGCCTCCGATACAAGCCTGCGCGGCGTCATGCAGCTGCGGGAACGAAGCATCTTTAACCGGGGCCTTTTTCAGGAGGCTCTCCTGGAGCAGGACAAAAACAGGATCCGCCGATTCTATTACGAGCAAGGATACATCGATGCAGAAGTTGTCGATGTGAGCAAGGATGTCCGCGAGGAGCCAGGAGAGAATCGAAGTTATCTCACCCTTACGGTGGGTGTCGACGAGGGCGCGCGGTACACCTTCGGGGGAATATCATTCCGGGGTAATACAATCTTTTCCGATGAGGATCTCGGCGGGCTTGTCCGGCTTGAGCCAGGAGATGTCCTGGATCTGGTCCGGTTCGAAGCTGACTATCAACGAGTGGCTGACCGGTACTACGAGAGCGGATATATTTTCAATCAAATAACCCGTCGCGAAATCCGGGATGAGGAGAGCAAAACCATCTCCTTTGAGGTGGTGATCGTGGAGCGCAACCGGGCACACATCGAAAATATCATCTTTCGGGGAAACGAAAAGACAAAAGACTTCGTTCTTGAACGGGAAATCCCCCTGGAGGTGGGGGACGTGTTTAGCGCCACCAAGATCCGCGAAGGGCTTCGAAACCTGGCAAACCTTCAGTATTTTTCAGCTATTGCCCCCGAGACGCCTGCGGGGAGTACCGAGGGGCTCATGGATCTCATTATCAACCTGGAGGAGGGGAGTACTGCCGATATCACCTTCGGTCTTGCCTTCGGTGGAAACCAGGATTTCCCTGTCTCTGCCCAGATTCAGTGGCAGGACCGCAACTTCCGGGGTCGCGGCCAGATTTTCGGGATCCAGGCCACAGCTTCACCGGTAAACCAGCGGGTAACTTTCAATTTTCGTGAACGCTGGCTCTTCGGACGGCGCTGGTCGGGGGGGCTTAATCTGAGCTTCGATCGATCCGTGATAAACAACGTTCCCCAGAACGCCCGGGCACCACTCTACGCCGATGGCGATGATGACGCTGTGCCCGATCCGTATAACCATGAAGACTATGTTTTTACCAAAGACGGTACCGATTTCAATGGTCGGACTTACAACGCTGGCGACCGCTTTCCGGGAACCCCTTCGTCCACGGCTGTTGGCAAGTACAACCTGGAAAACGAGTACGAATACCTGGGGGGGAGCACGCGCAACATTCCCTCGGAAAACCTCATGAGCTACGACGCCTACAACATCCGTCTGGGCGCCAATACCGGATACACTTTCCGCACTCCCCTGGGGCGATTTACCCCGCGCACCTCGATCAGTACGGGAATCCGCTACCTCACCTACGACGATTCGATCTATCGCCCTGCCAGCGATACCACCCGGGACAACCACGAGCGATGGCGGTTTATCAACACCTGGGGGCTTGGAGCCGCCCTGGACCGACGCGACTTTATCTACAGTCCCTCCAGCGGATACCGCCTGGATCAGCAGTTCAACTTTACCGGAGGGTTTCTGGGCGGTGAACGCCACTTCACACGCTCCGAAACCACCGCCGAGGTCTTCTTCACCCTCTGGGACGTCCCCCTGGGCGACTGGAACTGGAAGATGGTTCTGGGAATGCAGTCGAAACTCAGCTTTATCTTGCCCAACTTCCTCTATTCCGAGGGTGACGACAAGTATTTCAAGATCGAGCAGAGCGACACGCTCCGTCTGGACGGGATGTTCACCTCCCGGGGATGGTCCTTCCGTAGCGACGGTGCCACCACCTGGAATAACTGGGTCGAGTTGCGAATGCCCCTCTCGGAGCAGGTGATCTGGTGGGACACCTTCTTTGAAGCCGCTGTGATGAGAGAGTTCTCCTCAAACCTGGCCAACTGGGACGACCGGCAGCGCATGAGCGACATCGAGAAGCAGGACTGGCAGTTCACCATCGGCACGGGTATCCGCTTCGTTATTCCCCAGTTTCCTATCCGGCTCTACCTGGCAAAACGCTTCGAGTACGACGAGAACGGAAACATCGACTGGAAGACAGGAAACCTCTTCAACGGGGGAGATTCCGACAGCGGCCGGGGAGTCGATCTGGTCTTTACGATCGGGGCGGAGTTCTTCTAG
- a CDS encoding translocation/assembly module TamB domain-containing protein — MNRKQLTRNILLFLVMSAVTASLVAGVFWLIPRTEVRLLEIRSLLVEEFESAIAQDVSWDSVSPSVLRGITLHGVRLSDGAASAQAVSVGLSLPHILRGDRHRMIPEVRLRSPQVRISTLKEQEQWLQTIAFFRGDGTGRREIKIFVEQGSLHHALFFPDTARQESLQTVLLEGVSAEVELGRTSLEGYLRAESSLFTEVQGDPFVVQTRLSASFSGSRAGDVAGVTLELGAIGGSHFTTRDLTLRLERHGDSLRVERIRSHDALDIIAEIDLSRETLQLQLQSEGFLPASLVRFHGPWSPWNEWLRSPVTTRSYVVFDGHEGFQEARGEISGTVRHKALPEPLPLVATFQLTPDLLKLPSLTLRGTRGRAYFSGSWRRHAQAPDGRVSFSGFSYAGSPLLDGTVSVSASSDTLGLSAEKLQVNGLPFYNLAGHHLRRGRYNSLDFAVSLEEDVPGQLRGSARYAAGGNILDDITGEIELDQVDLLGLVSAAEALHLELPFPLPHSAPGAPDYRASGTARFDRREGDLLVRVPYLSVWDKAIPQRQGVVSATYRNGQLSIRQFYLREGDITIAGSGDVDLLKGDEITFSVDFTVNGFPYFLDGIFFSEGVLELRGPQGFSATLRRTSGGALSLTARTRNTPLPVGNLRMTADFEALYYNRSDWYLTIQDADLRNLPLPNHRLGRATFAAAFHPETFHLAVTELDDQVSTLAGSIQARYRLERDDLEVSLTGGFSGLDSPEQYRLAARYAGENIALDLRFAEAPARRLSPQVEEGNLTGTVQMVGDPGAPDFRVFLESESLLVRGIPLAFRFFVQGDQERLRMNQGTFTYGTTHLEIPQAVLNRKSGAIEGELYAQRRRQEQEDQEIDLVFSGETAPLEVLELDVLREMPLDLVLTLKQPAGEPPVDPRSLRYRLLRTAEETLLERQDRVIRMHLTDQGEIDFLVAGDRPFRGRAKGFVSPERIELTISDIHIEMDHLALPPILQSFNLEQGTMRGSLRAIGPPGDPDLFGTLAVRDAKIATPFSPDSVGPLNTVLIFEGNQVRMQRTQTPAGLASLYVSAQILLNNLDFEEYRIDLEIPGETGGRVAATFGPMHVDGFARGSMRVAGTLQDLDLTGAVTLYGTELAVAADFDPELMEGPHMTTDLRISTGRGVRFIWPDTDIPILRSNFALDQGVQLVLDTREGVFSLMGVIDIQSGDVLYFDRSFLLREGSVEFRESHVEFDPRITLRAELREATPEGPVRIYLVANRQRLSEFSPRFESNPPLDGAEIVAILGGNIFQTTGESASNVPSALLSTTDLVTQFGFFRQFENAVRDRLDLDLFAIRTSVIQNILLTAITPVEEEALQTAPTLGTYLNNTSIFFGRYIGDSVFGQTVIQMRARDPDMFGDNQGFQRVGGVLIDSEISLEWQTPFFMLEWNLAPQNPEELFVRDNTFSFLWSFSY, encoded by the coding sequence ATGAACAGGAAGCAACTCACTCGAAACATTCTGCTCTTTCTCGTCATGTCCGCGGTAACGGCGTCCCTGGTTGCTGGGGTGTTCTGGCTCATCCCGCGCACCGAGGTTCGTCTTTTGGAAATTCGATCTCTTCTGGTGGAAGAGTTTGAGTCAGCGATCGCCCAGGACGTCTCCTGGGACTCGGTCAGCCCCTCGGTTTTGCGGGGAATCACACTCCACGGGGTGCGGCTTTCCGATGGAGCAGCCTCGGCCCAGGCTGTCTCTGTTGGCCTCAGCCTCCCCCATATTCTTCGTGGCGACAGGCACCGCATGATTCCTGAAGTCCGGCTCCGCTCGCCCCAGGTCAGGATTTCTACCCTGAAGGAGCAGGAGCAGTGGTTGCAGACGATCGCCTTCTTTCGCGGAGACGGTACGGGCCGCCGGGAAATAAAAATCTTTGTAGAACAGGGCTCGCTTCACCATGCCCTCTTTTTTCCTGATACAGCTCGTCAGGAATCGTTGCAGACGGTTCTCCTGGAGGGAGTCTCGGCCGAGGTGGAGCTTGGCCGGACTTCCCTGGAGGGATACCTCCGGGCAGAGAGCTCCCTGTTTACTGAAGTGCAGGGAGATCCCTTTGTGGTGCAGACCCGTCTTTCAGCAAGTTTTAGCGGAAGCAGGGCCGGTGATGTAGCAGGAGTTACCCTGGAGCTAGGCGCTATCGGCGGAAGCCACTTTACAACCCGGGATTTGACGCTCCGACTGGAACGACATGGCGATTCCCTCAGGGTAGAGCGAATACGAAGTCACGATGCTCTGGACATCATCGCGGAGATTGATCTGTCCCGGGAGACCCTTCAACTTCAGCTTCAAAGTGAAGGCTTTCTTCCCGCTTCACTGGTGCGATTTCATGGCCCCTGGAGTCCATGGAACGAGTGGCTGCGAAGTCCGGTAACAACCCGATCGTACGTAGTGTTCGATGGTCACGAGGGGTTTCAGGAGGCCCGGGGAGAGATCTCGGGAACCGTGCGACACAAAGCCCTGCCTGAGCCGCTACCCCTGGTGGCAACATTTCAACTCACACCGGACCTTCTGAAGCTTCCGTCGCTCACACTCCGGGGAACCCGGGGACGAGCGTATTTTTCCGGATCCTGGAGGCGTCACGCTCAGGCTCCCGACGGAAGAGTCAGTTTTTCCGGTTTCTCCTACGCAGGATCCCCGCTTTTGGACGGGACGGTCTCTGTGAGCGCCTCTTCCGATACCTTGGGGCTGAGCGCCGAAAAGCTTCAGGTCAACGGGCTCCCTTTCTATAATCTGGCAGGGCATCATTTGCGGAGGGGCCGCTATAACTCGCTGGATTTTGCTGTTTCTCTGGAAGAGGACGTTCCGGGACAACTTCGAGGCTCGGCGCGATACGCTGCCGGGGGAAATATCCTGGACGACATTACGGGAGAAATAGAACTCGATCAGGTAGATCTCCTGGGCCTGGTCTCGGCAGCCGAGGCGCTCCACCTGGAGCTTCCCTTTCCGCTCCCGCATTCCGCCCCTGGTGCTCCCGATTATCGTGCGAGTGGAACTGCCCGTTTCGACCGGCGGGAAGGGGATCTTTTGGTCCGCGTCCCGTATCTGTCAGTTTGGGACAAGGCTATTCCCCAGCGCCAGGGGGTTGTCTCGGCAACCTATCGGAATGGCCAGCTCTCTATAAGACAGTTCTATCTCCGGGAAGGGGACATTACCATTGCCGGGTCCGGTGATGTGGATCTCCTCAAGGGTGATGAGATTACTTTCTCGGTTGATTTCACCGTAAACGGGTTCCCCTATTTTCTGGACGGTATTTTCTTCTCTGAAGGCGTTCTGGAGCTGCGGGGGCCCCAGGGATTTTCTGCAACCCTGCGGCGCACCTCGGGAGGAGCCCTTTCTCTGACTGCACGCACTCGCAACACCCCCTTGCCCGTGGGGAATCTCCGGATGACTGCGGATTTCGAGGCGCTCTATTATAACAGGAGTGATTGGTACCTGACGATTCAGGATGCAGACCTTCGAAACCTCCCTCTGCCAAACCACCGCCTGGGCCGGGCAACCTTTGCAGCGGCCTTTCATCCCGAGACCTTTCATCTGGCCGTCACCGAACTGGATGATCAGGTGAGCACCCTGGCTGGTTCGATTCAGGCGCGATATCGCCTGGAACGGGATGATCTGGAAGTGTCGTTGACGGGAGGCTTTTCCGGGCTGGATTCCCCGGAACAGTACCGACTTGCCGCCCGTTACGCCGGGGAAAATATCGCTCTGGATCTTCGCTTCGCCGAGGCTCCAGCCAGACGGCTCTCACCCCAGGTTGAGGAGGGAAACCTGACCGGCACCGTTCAAATGGTGGGCGATCCCGGGGCTCCCGATTTTCGGGTTTTTCTGGAATCGGAGTCGCTCCTCGTGCGGGGTATTCCTCTGGCCTTCCGTTTTTTTGTCCAGGGTGATCAGGAACGTCTGCGGATGAACCAGGGAACATTCACCTACGGCACCACTCACCTTGAAATCCCTCAGGCTGTGTTAAACCGGAAGAGTGGGGCGATCGAGGGCGAACTCTACGCGCAAAGACGAAGACAGGAGCAAGAAGATCAGGAGATCGATCTCGTCTTTTCGGGTGAGACAGCTCCGCTGGAAGTACTTGAGCTCGATGTTCTTCGGGAGATGCCCCTCGATCTTGTTCTGACTCTGAAGCAGCCCGCAGGAGAGCCTCCCGTGGATCCTCGCTCCTTGCGGTATCGTCTTCTGCGAACCGCCGAAGAGACCCTCCTGGAGCGCCAGGACCGGGTCATTCGCATGCATCTCACCGACCAGGGAGAGATCGACTTCCTTGTGGCGGGAGACAGGCCCTTCCGGGGGCGGGCAAAAGGATTTGTCTCTCCCGAACGGATCGAGCTTACCATCTCGGATATCCACATCGAGATGGACCATCTCGCCTTGCCCCCGATTCTCCAGAGCTTCAATCTTGAACAGGGGACGATGAGGGGATCCCTGCGAGCGATTGGCCCCCCCGGTGATCCCGACCTGTTTGGAACGCTGGCAGTGCGGGATGCGAAAATTGCGACCCCCTTTTCTCCTGACTCCGTGGGTCCCTTGAATACCGTCCTTATCTTCGAGGGGAACCAGGTGCGAATGCAGCGCACTCAAACTCCCGCAGGACTGGCCTCGCTCTACGTCTCGGCTCAGATTCTTCTGAATAATCTGGACTTTGAGGAGTACCGGATCGATCTGGAGATACCGGGCGAGACTGGTGGCCGTGTGGCTGCCACCTTTGGGCCCATGCACGTCGATGGTTTTGCCCGGGGGTCCATGCGGGTGGCCGGGACACTCCAGGATCTGGATCTCACCGGTGCGGTGACGCTCTATGGAACGGAGCTTGCCGTGGCTGCCGATTTTGACCCCGAGTTGATGGAAGGCCCCCATATGACGACCGATCTGCGGATCAGCACAGGCAGGGGAGTCCGGTTCATCTGGCCTGATACGGATATCCCCATCCTGCGGAGCAATTTTGCTCTTGACCAGGGGGTTCAGCTCGTTCTTGATACCCGGGAGGGCGTCTTTTCCCTGATGGGTGTCATCGATATTCAGAGTGGCGATGTCCTCTATTTTGACCGGAGCTTTCTCTTGCGCGAAGGTTCTGTAGAGTTCAGAGAGAGCCACGTGGAGTTTGATCCCCGAATCACCCTGCGGGCAGAGCTGCGCGAGGCCACCCCGGAGGGCCCGGTGCGAATCTATCTCGTAGCCAATCGTCAGCGTTTGAGCGAGTTCAGCCCCCGTTTCGAGTCAAACCCGCCTCTGGATGGAGCCGAGATTGTAGCCATTCTCGGCGGCAATATCTTTCAGACCACGGGAGAGAGCGCTTCCAATGTACCCTCGGCGCTTCTTTCCACCACCGATCTGGTTACCCAGTTCGGGTTTTTTCGTCAGTTCGAAAACGCTGTCCGGGACAGGCTTGATCTGGATTTGTTTGCAATTCGAACCAGCGTGATCCAGAATATCCTTCTCACGGCGATCACGCCCGTTGAGGAGGAAGCCCTTCAAACGGCACCCACTCTGGGAACCTATCTCAATAATACGTCCATTTTCTTTGGTCGCTACATTGGCGATAGCGTCTTCGGCCAGACTGTTATCCAGATGCGGGCCCGGGACCCCGATATGTTTGGCGACAATCAGGGATTTCAGCGCGTCGGAGGGGTATTGATAGATTCAGAAATTAGTTTAGAATGGCAGACGCCATTTTTTATGCTGGAGTGGAATCTTGCTCCGCAGAATCCTGAGGAGCTCTTTGTAAGAGATAACACCTTCTCGTTTCTGTGGTCATTTTCATATTGA
- the tmk gene encoding dTMP kinase yields MPHLSRSEDVWPDFIVFEGLDGAGTTTQAQRLTEYLGREGQAEFTCEPTDFATGTVIRRLLKGPEYVRPETLALLFAADRNEHLFRPNQGIKDRLAAGHVVVCDRYLFSSLAYQGYLAETGLVERLNAGFPLPQHLFFIDTSLDEAHRRISLREERDSLETREIQEQVALRYRRVIRDFSLLPPVQRGDMKIHTLSGDRSEDDIFHDVLAALSLEEHRPEGGT; encoded by the coding sequence ATGCCGCACCTTTCCCGGTCCGAAGATGTCTGGCCGGATTTCATTGTTTTCGAGGGTCTTGACGGGGCCGGGACAACAACCCAGGCACAACGTCTGACCGAATATCTTGGCCGCGAAGGTCAGGCTGAATTTACCTGTGAGCCCACAGATTTTGCAACAGGCACCGTCATTCGGCGTCTCTTGAAAGGGCCTGAATACGTTCGTCCCGAAACTCTGGCGCTCCTCTTTGCGGCTGACCGGAACGAACATCTTTTCCGACCGAACCAGGGAATAAAAGACCGCCTGGCCGCAGGGCATGTGGTTGTATGCGATCGATACCTCTTCTCCTCGTTGGCGTATCAGGGATACCTGGCAGAAACCGGACTCGTGGAACGGCTGAATGCAGGATTCCCCCTGCCGCAGCACCTCTTTTTTATCGACACATCCCTGGACGAGGCCCACCGGAGGATATCGCTCCGTGAAGAGCGGGACTCCCTTGAAACACGGGAGATTCAGGAACAGGTTGCCCTTCGATACCGTCGGGTTATCAGGGATTTTTCCCTTCTTCCTCCTGTTCAGCGGGGCGACATGAAAATCCATACCCTCTCGGGAGACCGGAGCGAAGACGATATC